atagaatattctataaatatttgttaagtccatttggttcataacttgttagtgtgtctatgtctctgtttaatttctgtttccatgatctgtccattgatgaaagtggacattgaaatctcctactattattgtgtgaggtgcaatgtgtgcttttgagctttaataaggtttctttttatgtatgtaggtgccttttgtatttggagcatagatatttaggattgagcgCCTCCTGgggggatttttcctttgatgaataggaaatgtccttccttatcttttttgatgacttttggttgaaagtcgattttattcgatattagaatgtctattccagcttgcttcttcagaccatttgcttggaaagttgttttccagccttttactctgaggtagtgtctgtctttgtctctgaggtgtgtttcctgtagtcctcattgcatatccagtttgttaatctatgtctttttattggggaattgagtccattgatgttgagagatattaagaaatagtgattgttgcttcctgttatctttgtattttgaggtgagattatgtttgtatgcttgtctttttttttgtttttttttgcaaaacaattagttttttgcctttttctagGTGTAgctttgcctccttgtgttgggcttttaccatttattatccttgtagggctggatttgtagaaagttattgtgtaaatttggttttgtcatggaatatcttggtttctccatctatgataattgatgGTTAATTTGctgatacagtaacctgggctggcatttgtgtcctttttaggtgtgtatgacatctgtccaggtctctggctttcatagtctctggtgagaagtctggtgtaattttataggtctgcctttatatgtcacttgacctttttcccttactgcttttaatattctttctttattttgtgcatttggtgttttgactattatgtgacgggaggagtttcttttctggtcgtatctatttgaagttctgtgagcttcttgtatgtttatgggcatctctttttttaggttagagaagttttcttctatgattttgttgaagatatttactggtcctttgatttgggagtcttcactctcttctatacctattatccttaggcttgatcttctcaatgtgtcctggatttctgtatgttttgggtgtcgatgatttctatggactcttctgctcctgagattctctcttccatctcttgtattctgttggtgatgcttgtgttcTACGGCtcttttatctcttcctttggttttctatatccagggttgtctctttgtgctttctttattgtttctatttccattttaattccttcacctgtttgattgtgttttcctgtaattctttcaggattttttgtgtttctctctagggcttctacttgtttacttgtgttttcctgcatttctctaagggagttctttatgtctttcttttaaagtcctccatcatcataatcaaatgtgattttaaatctagatcttgtttttttttttggtgtatttggatattcagtgtttgtttggtgggagaattgggcctgatgatgccatgtagtgttggtttctgttgcttgggttcctgtgcttgcctctcgccatcaggttgtctctgtgttaccttgttctgctatttctgacagaggcttgactgtcctataggcctgtgtcaggagtgctgtagacctgttttcctgttctcttttcagccagttatgggaacagagtgttctgttttcaggtgtgtagttgttcctgtccactggctttcagctgttcctgtggtttgtgtctgagtccaccaggcaggtcacttggagcagaaaagctgGTCTTACTTTGGTTTctgggcctgaagtcgctcctaggggcttggtttcagctctctgtgagggcagcaaccagaagggcctactTCTGGGTCTCTGTGCACAGGTCTCTggagctaggtgttttcctctagattcagaaatgtgggcagaaagtggtctcctctggtttctcaggcatGTCCCCCTCTGAAGGCCTAGCTCTCCCTCCAATGGGATTTGGGGcaggagctgtttgactgggtctgttcagatccgggcacagtctggaccgcagcgccctgcagcttgactgttcccatcttcctgttcccagaggccccatacagtttcctcttgtgccagggatgggTAAAGGtggggcagaagtggcagtcttcctgcccctgtagtctcaggattgtccacagaTCTGGGCGATGAGCCTCTCTCCCAGGGGGGTTTGGTTgcaggagctgtgggctgggatcagcgaggttcggggAGCCAGCTAGAAACCGCCAGAGCATAGTTATATTAAAGCACTTCATTGTTTAGTGCTGGGGTTGCATCTTAATGGTGGTGTCatcagaggtcaaaagagggcaccaTACTGGAGTCgagatggctgtgagtcatctATATGTGAGTGTAAGggctgggcatcaaacccaggtcctctgaaagaataacAGGTGCTCATAATGGCTAAGTCCTCTATCCAGCCACTGGGATCTTCTTACACTCTTTGAGTGGTTGAGATGTTCACTAAGGTGAAGAAAGATGGGGAAGGGCATTCAGCAATGTTCTCTGTAGGTGGAGGTTGGCAGAGGAAAAGCTGAAATAGGAACGAGGATGAGGAGCTTTAAAGATAGGAGAGTGGCGCTCATCCAAACTCCAGTAAAGTCATCCTTTTGCTATCCTATATTCTGCATGTGAATTGCATATTAGTTTTGACTTAcatttttctatgtgtatgtgagtaggtggatgcatgtgcatgcatgtacatgtggaggtcagcggCCAACCTTATGGAGTCATTCTTCAGGAACCTAGGTCATGACCCCAAATTCCCAGTGTCCCTGAGGTCATTGCCAGGGGTACTGGTCCATTATCTCAATAACAgaatgctacatatgcagatccATAATCCAGATAGTGGCTGTTTGTGTTCCCATAACTGTGAGCTTGAGCTGTGAGTTTTAAAGTCCATTCTGTTTTAGGAAGAGCCCAGAGTGAGTTAGAGGAAGAGAGGCACATAGCTCATAGACCAGAGACCAGAACTCTCCAGCTTGTTTTGTTTGGGCTCAGAGCATCTATGGACTCAATTTCATCAAATGATTTTCATGCTAAATTGAAAGTATTttcatggggtggggtggtgtcttagtttggattttattgccatagagagacaccatgaccaaggcaacctgtGATAAAGGCAAACgcttaattggagctggcttacagtttcagaggtttagtccattatcatcatggcaggagcatggcagcctgcaggtaGACATAGTGCTGAGAAAGAACTGAGAGctcatcttgatccaaaggcagacagaaggaggCTGTCTTCTGCAGGGAACCAGGAGGAGGTTCTCTTCTACAATGGGTGATGCATGAGTACTAGGAGACCTgaagcctgcctacacagtgatgTACTTCTCCcataacaaggccacacctcctaacagtgccactttcCCACGGGCCATCACAGCTGGAGATGGCATGGGGGTTAAGAGTAGTTATTGCTCTTTCTGAGGACTAGGGTTCGAtcacagcatccacatgatgCCTCATAACTATTGTGGCTTCAGTTCCAGGGTCTcagatactgtggtggtttgaataaaatgggtcccataggttcatagggagaggcactataggaggtatggccttgatggactagatgtggccttgttggaggatgtgtcaCAAGGGGCAGGCTTTAAGGTCTCAAATGTCAGCCAGGTTCAGgatgcctgctgcctgcagatccagatgtagaactcttagctccttttccagcaccatgtctgcctacacactACCATACTTTCTACCATGATTACAATGAATTAAACTTCTATAAGCCatttagatgttttcctttagaagagttgccgtggtcacaGCGTCTCATTACAATAAGGCCCTCCTAAGACACtgggttataggcatgtgcccTCAGGTCTGGTTCAGCTTAGTCTGCAGCTTCTTCATACGTTTTAACCTACTGGGTTAATGTCACCAtcctttgcttctgcttctgtgttctcagccatttctttctggCCCTTCTCTGCACCTCAATCACCCTACTATTTGCACAGTCTCAGGGAACAACCCATACACAAGGCCAGTGTTCCTACACATCCCACACCACTCCACTCTTTAAGACATGCCCTTCTGGTCACATGACTGACCTCCTAAATAGAATGAAAGTGCTTCACTTCAAGATGCCATGTCTCCTAACCATATTTTTCTAACCATATTCTTCTAATCATTCACTCTTTAAACTAGAATTGGGACTGTCCTTTTAGCTTTAAGAGTCTCCTACCCAGTATTTTCAGAAGCAACTGAAGACCCATGTTGCTCAGGCCCAATTAGAATGAGTCTTAAGTCATGGAAAGTTCCTTCCAACTTCTACAGCACTTTTGattgtattttacatatattgtCTTTATCTTAGAATTCTTATTTGCCTAAATAGAGTAATTAAGCATCCTAACCCACAAGAAATTAGCAAGACCTGTTCCCTAAGGGTCAAAGCCTCTACTGACCTGGTCGTAGGTAGAGGTCAGTGGGAGCAGCAGTGATCCTTTCACGCTCACGCTCACGTTCACGTTCGCGTTCGCGCTCACGCTcacgctctcgctctctctctcgctccttctccctttcccgcTCTCGTTCTCTCTCAGCACTTGCAGCTGCTGCAAGGTGTGTCGGGTGTCCTGTAAAACACGAGTCTGCAACTTAAGATAAAACCGCCAGTCTAACATGTTACATATGTAAATGACTGAAagttgcaaaaaaacaaaaaaaaacacaacctcCAAATATGGACATATGAAATTTATTTAACAAACTCTGGATAGCAAATGGGGCACTTGTGGAGAATCTAGTTATAGGAATATGTTAAGTGAAAAGCAGAATGGGAGAAAGATGCCCAGAATTCTTCTGCAGACTACATCACTTTTGTCTGAGAAACAGACAGTGTTATCTTACATGTAAATGCTCTCCCTAGAAAAATCATTGACTTCTTTTCTGGAACATTACTTCCCTTTTCTTCTAGAACAAGCCAGATATGTTATCATGGAGCATCTTACCTGGAGACAAAGAAGCAGCATTGTATGGCCTCGGAGGGAAAGTAATCTGTGTACCAGGGATATAAGTGATTCTGTCCATGGGAGGAGTGCTTGTTCCCCCTGCATGAGGCACTAAAATTGTTGGAGGCATATTGGTCAGGTCAATGATTCCTATCCAAAGACAAATACAGTTTATTTATGTTAGGCATTACTATAAACTGACACCTAACTCCAGAAGTATACATGGGTTTCCCTTTTGTCTCTTTATGACACACTGATAATTTGCATTCGGTATAAAGAAAAAGGTTTTAAACATTATCATTGCTTCTTAAGACCCTTTCTAAACCTAAACAAGATATGAAAACACTGCGCTCTACAGAAGTAGCCTCAGGTATGGGCATCTTAAAGAAGCCatggccttcaagctcttccacgaTTATATGGCTTATTTGATGTCACTAGAAGATATCATCTCAATcgttattttatttgctttcaagGGTAAAAGTCTACACAGGCAAGTATAAACTTCTTGTATGTCTTTCCATCATTCATTTAACAAGTACCGGCAAATGTGAAAAGTTTTACACACCTCTTGTAGCTGGATAAGGGAGACCCAGTGGCTGCTCTCGTGGGGACAGTCCCCTGGCAACGTCAGGGCGCAAATTCACTTGCATCTGCTGTGAGGTAATGTAATCATTTAGGATTGTCTGTCTTGTATTCTCCATTGCATAAAGCTGGTACTGACTTGGGTATCCTGGGGTtgatctgtttatctccttgaacacaggatttaacTCCATTGCATTTCCggtgctccttcaatcctctaactcaaattgtatttttcctttctcgaCTCttgctccttttaaaaaaaaaaaaatcaaacccctTCCTAAGAGTGAACCACACACCTGAGTCTATACTTGGCTATTGAGATTGCCTTTGCCACTGCAATTAATACAAAAACTTTATTAATACAAACTTTATTAATACAAAACTTTATTGGGCATTCACCTGCTTAACCTTTAGACGAGGGGGGCAAGAAGCAGTCAaattttgccaaaatatcacaagaacagtctctaggccacacactcaacactctctctcctctgaaacctctaagCCAGATCTCACAGTTTAAATCCGCTGTACACCACTGGTTTTCAAGTTCCTACTAGGATCGTCCATTAGGTATAATTAAAGCATTCGGGAGATGGTTTCCAAACCAAAGTTCCCAAATCCACCTCTCTCCCAACAACGATGGTCAGGCATCATTGGAACACCTACCCGGGACCAATTTCTACCTTACTTAGGCTAAcatgaaggaaaaacatttatGGGTCTGgcctgcagtttcagaggttcaactTATTCtctcatggtgggaagcacagaAGTGGAcactggagaaggaactggggaTCCCACATCTTGATCCTTAGCTAGCAGAAGAAGTATGTGCCACTGGACATAGCTTTTGAGCATGGGGGACCTTaaagcctgtccccacagtgacacacttccctccattaaggctacacctactctggacaaggccacacttcctagtagtgccactctcataggtcaagcattcaaatgctTGAGTTTcggggaccattcctattcaaatcaccacatccCTTTACGGCTGaagaaacttgtgtgtgtgtgtgtgtgtgtgtgtgtgtgtggtacataaGAGATGTGTGTTTgatgatgtgtttgtgtatgtgtgtgtcacctgctctctctctttctctctctccctccctccctctctccctccctccctccctctctctcacacacacacacattcacatatggacacagacagagaaatacacacacacacacacacacacatacacacacacacaccacatgaacatatacatcacacacgaGTGGTGCACACAcagctaaaaataaattaagggagTTCTTTCCTTGATGCAGGATTGACTAAGTAATCATGGACAGTGAGCTAAGAACTctagactccacaggaagaagatGATTAAAAACCACAGACGTTGCCAtgggcagaggagacaggagtTCACCCCAGGCTATCTCCTGGCAACCATTTGACAAGGAGCTGCACTTGACTTTGAATTGCAGGCAAGGCAGCAAACACTTGGGAATCCTTTGCAAGAGAACTTTAATCAAGCTTTTACCTAGGTGCCCGAGAGAAGCCCAGATTTATTAATAGAAATTAAATACAATTTCAGACACCCCAAGAGGGACCAATTCCCTAGCCTGGCTAGTTATGAAGCTGTGTTCTGTATGGAAAGCagtttactttcattttctttttttcttatttttattaacactTACTTatataatagtgtgtgtgtgtgtgtgtgtgtgtgtgtgtgtgtgtgtgtccactgagTGTGATGGctcatgtgtaggtcagaggatgaTTTGAGTCAGTAAATTCCTTCTTCTTCCATCATTTGGGTCCTGGGGTTtgaaactcaggtcgtcaggtttGGCGGCAGACTCCTTTTACCACTAAATCACCCTATGCCCTATGCCAAGGAAGAGCTTGCTAACTTTATCTGCCAATGACTCCTATCCCAGAGACCAGAGGCTAAGGAACCTAAAGTGCTCTCTGGAATAGAGCTGACCTAAATCTCACCATTGCCCTGCCTTGATTTTTTATGGCTCATGGACACAGATACCACAGCACAGGGAGTGGAATCTGGGCTATACATTGGCATCATAGCAGCTTGAAAACCGGCCCTCCCTACCTGAGAGAGTCAGCGTGTTTGGAAGCactttggccttttttttttttttttttttttggttcttttttttttcggagctgggaccgaacccagggccttggcgcttcctaggtgccgtcaccactgagctaaatccccagccctggcctTTTCTAAGATCCAGCTGAGGCTGAAAGCCACTAACTTGGAGGAGCTTTGAGGACTAAGATGAACTACAGAAACCATCGCTCTGTGAAACACACACTGAGGTTTTTACAGTTGTTTTGGAGTCAAGAGTCTCTcagtgtagtcctgactggcttGTAACTCCTCGATAACTCccggctggtcttgaactctcagatatctgcctgcctcggcctcccaagtcctgggattaaagtgtgtgccaccatgcctgggtccgCCGAAGCTCTTACATTTACTTTCTGTTAGTCAATAAATGCCCCAGTTATTTTTTGACAATGAGAATGTCACTAAGTTGTCTTTTAAAGCTTTCAATGCTCTGCAAATTCACCGGTAGATTTTCCTTGGTTCTTTTTCCCAAcctctcccttttgttttttttttagcgtAAAAATCTTTCTTGTTTGTATTCCAGAGGTAACTCTTTGATAGCCTGGGGTGTGCCTATTCAGACTTTCCTCGCTGCTGTtcaatacacagagacacagatcatgtatgtgtacatgtttgtgatGGTGTGTATGgagatgtatgcatgtatgcatgtgtgtgcatatgtttggaggccagagggacCTTTAGTGGTTGTTCTCAGGATGATGTCCagctttatattttgagacaggatctctttattGAATGTGGAGCTCACctattcagctaggctggctgaccagtgagccccagggatcccctCTCCATTTCCTCAGCTGCTGAGTTACATGATGTATCACCAGgcctggctggtttttttttttttacatgagttTTAGGGATACTCAGGTCTCAAGTTGGGTAGGGCACACAccctgatcccagcactcaggggaggcagaggcagaggcagaggcagaggcagaggcagaggcagaggcagaggcagaggtagaggcagaggagagacacagaggcagagaggcagagaggcagaggcagagaggcagagaggcagagaggcagagaagagaggcagagaggcagagaggaggagaggcagaggcagagacagagaggcagaaaggcagagaggcagagaggtagagaggcagagaggcagagaggcagagaggagaggcagagaggtagagaggcagagaggcagagaggcagagagagaggcagagaggcagagaggcagagaggcagagaggcagagaggcagagaggcagagaggcagagaggcagagaggcagagaggcagagaggcagagagaagggagagagagagagaggcagagaggcatagggagaggcagagagagagaagcagaggaggtgTCAGATAtgcagaggtagagagagagaggcagagaggcagagaagcagagaggaagaggggac
This is a stretch of genomic DNA from Rattus rattus isolate New Zealand chromosome 10, Rrattus_CSIRO_v1, whole genome shotgun sequence. It encodes these proteins:
- the LOC116911192 gene encoding nuclear receptor corepressor 1-like; the encoded protein is MENTRQTILNDYITSQQMQVNLRPDVARGLSPREQPLGLPYPATRGIIDLTNMPPTILVPHAGGTSTPPMDRITYIPGTQITFPPRPYNAASLSPGHPTHLAAAASAEREREREREKERERERERERERERERERERERERITAAPTDLYLRPGQ